In a genomic window of Longimicrobium sp.:
- a CDS encoding tetratricopeptide repeat protein — protein MAPEATTEQLLARAKEAYARNAYLAALADLQTVAERHPEFPDVQNLMGLCLSLVGRTDEALEAFGRATELNPGYVEAHLNRAITLNDLGRTEEARESFAHAAGADEEKSGGRFPSAAAARLANLHQDLGDLYAEAGGVDEALAEYRKALVLRPQFLDIRNKLGRLLVEVGRHDEAIAELRGVVEARPSFAAARANLGLALYRAGRVDEAGAEWRRTLEQNPGNAQVSSYLGMLERQREGAAGRTQDSVNDR, from the coding sequence ATGGCCCCCGAAGCCACGACGGAGCAGCTCCTGGCGCGCGCCAAAGAAGCATACGCGCGCAACGCGTACCTCGCCGCCCTGGCCGACCTGCAGACGGTGGCGGAGCGGCACCCCGAGTTCCCGGACGTGCAGAACCTCATGGGGCTCTGCCTGTCGCTGGTGGGGCGCACGGACGAGGCGCTGGAAGCGTTCGGGCGGGCCACGGAGCTGAACCCCGGGTACGTGGAGGCGCACCTCAACCGCGCCATCACGCTCAACGACCTGGGGCGCACCGAGGAAGCCCGCGAGTCGTTCGCCCACGCGGCGGGCGCGGACGAGGAGAAGTCCGGCGGGCGCTTTCCCAGCGCGGCGGCGGCGCGGCTCGCCAACCTGCACCAGGACCTCGGCGACCTGTACGCCGAAGCGGGCGGGGTGGACGAGGCGCTGGCCGAGTACCGCAAGGCGCTGGTGCTGCGCCCCCAGTTCCTGGACATCCGAAACAAGCTGGGCCGCCTGCTCGTTGAGGTGGGCCGGCACGACGAAGCGATCGCCGAGCTGCGCGGCGTGGTGGAAGCCCGCCCCTCCTTCGCGGCCGCGCGGGCCAACCTGGGGCTGGCGCTGTACCGCGCCGGCCGGGTGGACGAAGCCGGGGCGGAGTGGCGCCGGACGCTGGAGCAGAACCCCGGCAACGCCCAGGTGTCGTCGTACCTGGGGATGCTGGAACGGCAGCGCGAGGGCGCCGCGGGGCGCACGCAGGATTCCGTCAACGACCGTTGA